A window of Streptomyces sp. SAI-127 contains these coding sequences:
- a CDS encoding gluconate:H+ symporter produces MPLVVVGISVLVLLFLMTKLRLNGFAALLLVAVGVALVRGIGLEEIPDVLSEGIGDQIGDTMLTIGLGAMVGRVMGDSGAAQRIAGKLLDVCGPRWVQVAMVLSAMLIGVTMFYEVAFVIIVPVAFTLVRVTRVNLLWVGLPMSIALSTMHSFLPPHPGPTAVAATFHASVGLTLFYGLFIAVPVGAFIALLWPRLPFVRRMNPEIPKGLVSERVFEEEEMPGMGWSLAVALLPVVLIAGAAVTDLATSGDSAGLHFVAFIGSAPIALLLTLLVAVWVFGPRMGRSLAEVSTSCKEAAQAMAMILLVIGAGGAFKNVLVEGGISDYIKDATDGWSISPIILAWLIAAILRVALGSATVAVVTASGVALPLLAGSGVHAEVMVLAVSCGSIAFSHVNDPGFWMFKEYFNLSVIDAIKARTTYTTVLAVLGLGGVLVLEQVLDALKV; encoded by the coding sequence ATGCCGCTCGTCGTGGTCGGGATCAGCGTCCTCGTCCTGCTCTTTCTGATGACGAAGCTGAGACTGAACGGCTTCGCCGCTCTCCTCCTGGTCGCCGTGGGTGTCGCCCTGGTACGCGGCATCGGCCTCGAGGAGATACCGGACGTCCTCTCCGAGGGCATCGGTGACCAGATCGGCGACACGATGCTCACCATCGGGCTCGGCGCCATGGTCGGCCGTGTGATGGGGGACTCCGGTGCCGCGCAACGGATCGCCGGCAAGCTCCTCGACGTCTGCGGCCCGCGCTGGGTGCAGGTCGCCATGGTGCTGTCCGCGATGCTCATCGGCGTGACGATGTTCTACGAGGTCGCCTTCGTGATCATCGTGCCGGTGGCGTTCACCCTCGTCCGGGTCACCCGGGTGAACCTCCTGTGGGTGGGGCTGCCGATGTCGATCGCCCTGTCCACCATGCACAGTTTCCTGCCGCCCCACCCGGGCCCCACGGCCGTGGCCGCCACCTTCCATGCCTCCGTCGGACTGACCCTGTTCTACGGCCTGTTCATCGCGGTCCCGGTCGGCGCGTTCATCGCGCTGCTGTGGCCGCGCCTGCCGTTCGTCCGGCGGATGAACCCCGAGATCCCCAAGGGCCTGGTCAGCGAACGGGTCTTCGAGGAGGAGGAGATGCCCGGCATGGGCTGGTCGCTGGCGGTGGCCCTGCTGCCCGTCGTGCTGATCGCCGGTGCCGCGGTGACCGACCTGGCCACCTCGGGGGACAGCGCCGGGCTGCACTTCGTCGCCTTCATCGGCTCCGCGCCGATCGCCCTGCTGCTGACGCTGCTCGTGGCCGTCTGGGTCTTCGGGCCGCGCATGGGGCGCAGCCTGGCCGAGGTGAGTACCTCGTGCAAGGAGGCCGCCCAGGCGATGGCGATGATCCTGCTGGTCATCGGCGCGGGCGGGGCCTTCAAGAACGTCCTCGTCGAGGGCGGGATCTCCGACTACATCAAGGACGCGACCGACGGCTGGTCCATCTCGCCGATCATCCTGGCCTGGCTGATCGCCGCGATCCTGCGGGTGGCCCTCGGTTCCGCGACCGTCGCCGTCGTCACCGCCTCCGGCGTGGCACTGCCGCTGCTCGCGGGAAGCGGGGTCCACGCCGAGGTCATGGTGCTCGCCGTCTCCTGCGGGTCGATCGCCTTCTCGCACGTCAACGACCCGGGCTTCTGGATGTTCAAGGAGTACTTCAACCTGTCCGTCATCGACGCGATCAAGGCACGGACCACGTACACGACGGTACTCGCGGTCCTGGGCCTCGGGGGTGTACTGGTCCTGGAACAGGTGCTGGACGCCCTGAAGGTCTGA